A genomic region of Synergistaceae bacterium contains the following coding sequences:
- a CDS encoding universal stress protein has protein sequence MANKLIHNARKPTYIYKPDAKKHRIAKKRGIEQKGIADHLLFATDFSKNSNLAFKHLIEMLPFINNKITIVHVQDEYKISAYAYENMKEVDESDDKTLEKMKESLLKNGCPEVETLLLTGAPSNEILSAIEEHSPQLVMMGCQGRGFVNEFFLGSVSHKVARRSPVSVLLIPAKR, from the coding sequence ATGGCAAATAAACTTATCCATAACGCCAGAAAACCGACATATATTTACAAACCGGACGCAAAAAAGCATAGAATTGCAAAAAAAAGAGGGATAGAACAGAAAGGGATTGCCGACCACCTTTTGTTCGCCACAGATTTTTCAAAAAACTCGAATTTAGCATTTAAGCACCTAATAGAAATGCTTCCCTTTATAAACAACAAAATAACGATAGTGCATGTTCAAGACGAGTATAAAATTTCAGCATATGCATATGAGAACATGAAAGAAGTGGACGAATCTGATGACAAGACGCTAGAAAAAATGAAAGAAAGCCTTTTAAAAAATGGGTGCCCCGAAGTAGAAACACTCTTGCTAACAGGCGCACCATCAAATGAAATATTAAGCGCTATAGAAGAGCACTCGCCACAGCTCGTTATGATGGGGTGTCAGGGGAGGGGCTTTGTAAACGAATTTTTCCTAGGAAGTGTTAGCCACAAAGTGGCTCGCCGCTCTCCAGTCTCAGTGCTTCTTATACCGGCAAAGCGATAG